The sequence ATTTCGCTGAGGATGGACTTCCGCCTCAGCTTCCGTAATTTCACCGCTTGCGAGCAGCTCATTGACGTAGGAATGATCTTTTGTGATCTGTGTGATCGTATTAGCGCGGATTTTATAGACACGGCTGTCCCCCACATGTGCGATGTAGCAGTTTCCGCCCTGGAAGACGGCTGCTTCCAGTGTCGTCCCCATCCCTTCATGTTCCGCAGATGATTGCGCTTTCTCATAAATGAGCCGGTTGACGTCCCGCACACAGTCATCCAGCCAGGCTGTCCATTTCTCGGCATGCCCGGGAGTATGGCCGCGGAGTCCGCTGAAAAGTTCCCCCATCAGCCTGACCGCCATTGCACTCGCTACATCACCGCTCCGATGGCCGCCCATCCCGTCTGCTATGACGGCGAGTACGGTTCCGTCATCAAGTTCAAATACAGCAGCCTGATCTTCATTGAACGTACGTTTCCTGCCTATGTCCGTCCGAACACTGAACAGCATATCGTTTCCCCCAATCATTTCTGACTTTACTGCTCAAGCTCCGGCTTCACGATGGCCGCTGCGAAGAAGCCGTCGCTCCCGAAGTGGTGCGGCATCACTTGCAGCATGCCATTCGGTGTTGAAAGACCGGCCTCCCGGAAAAATTCCGGCACTTCCTTTTCAGCTTCCGGATGCCGTTCGAGGAAATGTAGGACAACGCCGTCATTCTCGGTTTTATCCACCGTGCATGTACTGTAGACAATCTTGCCTCCCGGTTTAACGAGTGTCCATGCCGTCTCCAGCAGTTCCGCCTGGATTTCGGCAAGCGATTCGACGTCCTGTTCCGTCTTGTTGTACTTGATTTCCGGTTTGCGACGGATGACACCGAGACCGCTGCACGGTGCATCGACGAGGATTCGGTCGAACGATTCCGCTTCATACACATCCCTGAGTTCCCGGCTGTCGCCGCTCGATGTCCAGATCGATTTCAGTCCGAGCCGGTCCGCGTTCTG comes from Sporosarcina trichiuri and encodes:
- a CDS encoding Stp1/IreP family PP2C-type Ser/Thr phosphatase is translated as MLFSVRTDIGRKRTFNEDQAAVFELDDGTVLAVIADGMGGHRSGDVASAMAVRLMGELFSGLRGHTPGHAEKWTAWLDDCVRDVNRLIYEKAQSSAEHEGMGTTLEAAVFQGGNCYIAHVGDSRVYKIRANTITQITKDHSYVNELLASGEITEAEAEVHPQRNWIMRAVGSERSIRPDFYHVPFEYGDCLLMCTDGLSNKVDEGTMRELIEADGTVDSKVTKLIDLANERGGEDNITAILLTLPEQGADAI